A region of the Nitrospira sp. genome:
TGGAATCCAGGACCATACCAGGACGCAACCCCTCGCTCATTAAACCCGACAGGATATCCAGGGAATCGGTGAATGGGAGGCGGTTGGGATTGGCAAGCGGTGAAAACCGTGCAGACCAAGAGTGCGGCGGCGAAAGTAAGAGAAGGACGGACTGAAACGGGCCTTGAGCCCTTCATGCTCTAGAACTCATCTAGCGATTGGTCTTGGAGCAGCGCCAACGCCTTGTTCGTATTCGAGACGGTCAGTACGACAATCGCACGCTTCCCCTCCCGCGAGGGTGTGCAATAACCGCATTTGATATTGATGCGATTTTGCGTCAGCAGGTCGGCCACATCCATGAGCGCACCCGGTTGGTTTTTCAAGCTCAACAGAAGTGCCGTTTCTTCCTTGAACTTAATCTTCGCAGTCTTCAACGCCACTCGAGCCCCGTCAAGATCCGCGACAAGTAAGCGCAGCTTTCCGGTCCCCGTTACCTCGGGCGCCGAGAACGCCTTGATATTGACCCCCGCCTCTCCTAAAACAGCCGCCACCTGGGCCATCACGCCTGGCTTGCTCTGTCCGCTAATGACTAACTGTGTTGTTGTCGGCATTGGGGATACTCCTCGTTGCGGTCGAAATCAAAGATAGAGGCGATTCAGTGGCACCTGGGATCTCGGGAGAGTTCAACTTTCGTGCTCATCCAACCCGGAGTCTTTCAAGGGAGACCAAGACTTGTAGAGATGCTTGGTGCGCAAGCAGAGGGTAGCCTTACCCTGAGTCCTTCTCCCACAGCCGTACCGTACTGAGCGCCGGAGGCTCCTCATCGATTGCCTCAACGCCCCTCGCATTCCAGGACAGCAGACACGCCATGGCTTCCAACTGTTCATCATCAGCCAGCTCCTTTTGCCTCTCCTCAATCCGCGCGTTCAACTGGCCCACAGAGCACTAGGCCGACCTGGAATCATCTTTCCCGATAAGACTCATCGATGAAATGCTGACGTACAGCATCAGAATCGAGGCATCTCATGGAAGCACAAAGAAGCCGTTAGAGAATTTGCACCACACCATTCACAAAGCCGTACTCATAGATACTACTGAACCGGAGATCCACGGACGCAGCGATCTTTTCCGCCTGCGCCCGATTTCCTCGCGGGATCAGCAGATACATCGGCACGCCGGCGACGGCGGAGCGCTTCCACTTATACTGGGTATCGGGATTCTGGAGCGAATCCTCGGTTTCGACTTCGGCCATCCACTGCATACTATTGCCGCGCGGGCTAAATGACCATCCGGCAATGTCCGATTGCTGGCCAGGATCCGCCCAAGGATTATGATCCGACGTTGTCCTAATTGTGACCTTGCAGTGAAACGCCCGTGCCCATCGCTGGGCCGCCTCACTAACGACCTGGTCGTGAATCGTCTCGATCCCTTTTTCACGTAAGATCGTACTCATGGATGACCCCCTTACATAAGACCTATGAACATCCATTCGTTGCGCCGCAGCTCACGCACTTCAGACAGGTGCCGTTTCGTACCATCGTAAATTGTTTGCACTCCGGACAGGGATCCCCTTCATAACCCTTGACCTTGGCACTCTGCACCTCAGTCAGGGTCAGAGTCTCGCGGATAAGCTCGACTTTACGCGCCGCCAGAGTATGACCGTTTCCATTCTCTTTTGTTCCATTCCGGCGAATCGGCAGATGCTCCATGTTCACCGATGATTTCGCCAGCGCAGCAAGGTCCGCTTCTTCGTCCACACATTCCGGATCTTGCTCATCCATCTTCATCGAATCCATCCGAAGATCGTCCTCTTTGACCTGCGCCAAATCGTACCGATCCAGGTAGGTCACGGCCAGCTCACGGAAGATGTAGTCGATGATCGATGTCGACATCTTAATGCGATCATTCAGCTTGACCGGCCCATTCGGCTCGAACCGGGTAAACACAAAGGCCTCGACAAATTCTTCCAACGGGACTCCATGCTGCAAGCCCAAAGAAATTGCGATGGCAAAACAGTTCATCAGACTTCGGAACGCGGCGCCTTCCTTGTGCATATCCAGAAAAATCTCGCCGACCGTGCCGTCTTCATACTCACCGGTTCGCAAATACAGCTTATGCCCGCCGACAACGGCTTTTTGGGTATAGCCGTTTCGCCGTCCCGGCAACGGTCGCCGCTTGGCCAGATAGCGGACCAGCACACGCTCGGTGATCTTCTCTGCGGCAACCGAAATCGTATCGACAGACGCCTCGACGGTCTTCTCCCCATCGCTCGATGAACTCAGCGGCTGGCTCAACTTCGAGCCGTCCCGATAGAGTGCGACGGCCTTCACCATGCTCTTCCACGCGAACTGATAGGCTGACTTGACCTCGTCAAGCGTGGCCTCTGCCGGCATATTGATGGTCTTGCTGATGGCGCCGCTGATAAACGGTTGTGCTGCGGCCATCATCCGGATATGCGCATCGACGTGAATGAAACGCTGACCGATCCGGCCGCAGCGATTGGCGCAATCGAAGACCGGCAGATGCTCGGCTTTCAAATGCGGCGCCCCTTCGACCGTCATCGTGCCGCAACAGTATTCATTGGCCGCGGCAATTTCTTCCTGGGTGAATCCCAGCGCCTTGAGCATATTGAAGTTCGTTTCGGCCAACTGTGCATCAGTCAAGCCGAGCTTCTCGATGCAAAACGTTTCACCCAAGGTAAACTTGTTAAACATAAACGCGATTTCAAACGCCTGGACCAGGTTGCTTTCAAGCCGTTCCAGCGCGGCATCGTCAAACCCTTTATTGCGCAGGGTCTCATGATTGATGAACGGTGCACCCTTGAGTGTCTGCGCACCGACGCAATAACGGATGACGTCCTGAATCTGGCTCTCGGAATACCCCATGGTCGTGAGGGCCTGGGGAATACTCTGGTTGATGATCTTGAAGTACCCGCCACCGGCCAGCTTCTTGAACTTCACCAAAGCAAAGTCCGGCTCGATCCCGGTGGTATCGCAATCCATCACCAGCCCGATGGTGCCGGTTGGCGCAATCACCGTCACCTGTGCATTGCGATACCCATAGGCCGTTCCGAGTTCCAAGGCCCGATCCCAGGCCCGGCGGGCAGCGATGAGCAGATCCGGCGGACAATGCTCCGGCTGAATGCTCAACGGAACGATCGACAGCCCCTCATATTCATCCGCCGCGGTGTTATAGGCCGCTCGACGGTGGTTGCGGATAACGCGCAACATCTGGTCGCGATTTTTCGTATATCCGGGAAATGGCCAGAGCTCCGCGGCCATTTCCGCCGAGGTGCTATACGACTCTCCAGTCATGATCGACGTAATCGCTCCGCAGATTGCCATGGCCTTGGGAGAGTCATATGGAATCCCCTGCCGCATTAATACCGTCCCGAGATTGGCATAGCCCAACCCCAGCGTACGGAACTGATAGCTTCGCTCCGCAATCGATTTACTCGGGAACGAGGCCATCAATACACTGATCTCCAGCACGATCGTCCAGAGGCGCACGGCATGGCGAAAATTCTCGAGTTCAAACTGTCCGTCCGCCGTATAAAACAACGCCAGATTGAGCGACGCCAGGTTGCAAGCCGTATCGTCCAGAAACATGTATTCGGAACAGGGATTGGAGGCGTTGATCCGACCGTCCTCCGGGCAGGTATGCCATTCATTGATCGTCGTGTCGTACTGCGTACCGGGATCGGCACAGATCCACGCCGCCCAGGCAATCCGGTCCCAAAGATCGCTGGCCTTAATAGTCTTGCAGACCTTGCCGTCGATCCGACGTTTCAACTGCCAATCGCTGTCGTTCTCAAGCGCTTTGAAAAACTCATTCGGGATTCTGACGCTGTTATTGGAGTTCTGCCCGGAGACCGTCTGATAGGCTCTCCCATCCCAGTTCGTGTCGTACTCATGAAACACAAAATGGGTAAATCCCTGTTGGGCATAGGCATACATGCGATGCACATAGGCTTCCGGCACCATATCCCGGCGAGCCGCGGCCAGCGCTTCCCGCAAGACAGGATTTTTCTTTGGATCGATCTCTGCCTTCGGCTGGCCCATGCTGTCGACGACATGGCAGGCCTTCAACACCGCATTCAACCGCTGCGCGCAGATCTTTGATCCTGTGACCATCGCGGCCACTTTTTGCTCTTCGATGACTTTCCAATCAATGAATTCTTCGATGTCGGGATGATCGAGGTCCAGACACACCATCTTGGCAGCACGCCTGGTGGTGCCGCCGGACTTGATGGCACCGGCTGCACGGTCTCCGATCTTGAGGAAGGACATCAGGCCGGACGACCGACCGCCGCCGGATAAGCCTTCACCGTCTCCCCGCAAACGGGAAAAATTGGTTCCGGTTCCCGACCCATACTTAAACAGCCGGGCTTCCCGCACCCACAAATCCATGATCCCGTTTTCGTTGACGAGGTCATCATCGACAGACTGGATAAAACAGGCATGAGGCTGGGGATGCTCAAAGGCGTTGGTCGACTTCACCACCTCACGGCTCTTGGGATCGACGTAATAGTGTCCCTGCGCCGGACCTGAAAGCCCATAGGCGTAATGCAACCCGGTATTGAACCATTGCGGTGAATTGGGCGCGGCCATCTGTCTGGCCAACATATAGCCGACCTCGTCCTGAAAGGCCTCGCTATCCTCCGGCGTCTTAAAGTAGCCGTACTCTTTGCCCCAATGCGTCCAACAACCAGCAAGCCGCTCGAAAACCTGGCGGGCATCACGCTCACTACCCAATACCGGCTTCCCATCGGCACCCACCAGAGGATTGCCCGCTGCATCCTTCTGAGGCACACCCGCTTTCCGAAAATACTTCTGGGCGAGAATATCAATGGCCAATTGAGACCACTGTTCCGGTACATCAATGTTCTCAAGTTTGAACACCGTGGATCCGTCTGGATTACGAATCTCCGACGACCGCTTGACGAACGTGAGACCCTCGTAGGGGCCCTGGCCGCGACGGGTAAATCTCCGCTCAATTCTCACAATAGTCCTCCTTCAAGAGGGTTCTGTAGCTGTGTACGAATGGGGTCATAATTGAGGATCTTTTCTCTGATACGGGACGACCGTGATGTGAGGTACCCATCGCGGATGGACTACATATAGCTATTCAGAGTTTTTGTCAACACCAAGTATAGTGGTCATGGTGGGATATGGGTGGAAAACCTGGGGACAGTCAATGTGCGTGTCTGATCGCTAGCTTGCGGAGAATTTGAGACACTTATCCACAGAAACAGGGTTCCAAAATGGCAGGAAATTGATCGCCAGGGACCGCCTAAAAAGCCAATCGTCCAATTTTAATGGTGGCCTCCTCAACTCCTTCGAGAGGAATGAAGTGACCAGCCACACCGATCACAACAATCTTCGTACTTACCGCCTGTGTGACATACCGACTTGCGATCCCCCAATTCTGCCGCTTCGTATGGGGGCGAACCACCTCTTGGAGAATCTTCTTGCTCTGACTTTGGAAGACCTGCCGGATAAATTGCTGCTCACGGCTGGGAGCACTCCGATCCATTCGATCAATCGCCTTACCTAATTCCCTTTCCACAAACTGCAGATAGTCGTCCATCGTTGGATTGGAGAAGGCCAGTCCCACCGCCACACCCAATACCAACACGATGATCACGAGACGAAGAAGACTCATACCACCCCCAATGCGATCAGCTAGTCGTCCACAGCACCGGAATCCGGAAGTTTGACAAACCGAAACCGGCTGATTAGCCTAGCCCCGCACCACCGCTCCCTATCGCGATAGAGCGGCCACATCTCACAGGAGGATCTCATGTTTGTTTGGAGTAAACGCCTGATTGCCGCGCTGCTGGGAAGCTTCATGCTCTTGCTCATGGTCTTCCTCCTTCAAGGATCACCGGATAGCGGAAGCGGCCTGAAGATACACACCACCCGATGGATGGCCCTCAATTACGCCGGCCTCATGATCTGGGTCTTCGTCTGGATGATCGACCAGGCCCGCGTCCGCGGAAAGAATGTCTGGCTCTGGCTCGTGCCGTTTCTCTTTGCCCCGCTCGCAACCCTCATGCTGTTCGTGCTGTTTCTCCAGCGCAAGTTGTCATCTTAGCGGGTGCCCGCCGGCTGAACCGGCACAACGGCTGGGACAACCGGCGCAACATGACTGGATGGGCCAAAAGAAATCATTTCACGTACCCGCCAGACCGCCCAGAGACCAGGCAGCGCCACAACAAACGTCAGCAGAAAAAATTGGCCCCACCCGACCGCCGCGACGACATCGGCGGAAGGGCGACCGGCAAAGACGCGGCCGAGGGCTTCGAGCGAGGACAGCAACGCAAACTGCGTGGCCGTATACCGCGGATCGCAGAGCGACATTACCAGCGCCACGAACGCTGCCGTGCCCATCCCCCCGGTGATGTTTTCAACCATGACTACGGCGGCTAGCAGCGCCGCGCTCTTCCCCGCCCAGGCCAGCACGACAAATCCAAGATTCGACACAGCCTGCAACAGACCGAATAGCAAGAGCGACTGTACGAGCCCCATCCTTGCCATTAAGAGCCCGCCGAATAAAGCGCCCAGCAGCGTCGCTAGAATCCCGATGCCCTTCACGTACCCGACTTCCCCGGCGGTGAACCCAACTCCACCGATGAGAAACGCGGTTTGAAGCGAGGAGGCAAAGGCATCGCCAAGCTTGTAGAGCACAATCACCGCCAGAAATCCGACCGCATGGGAACGCGTAAAGAACTCGGCGAGCGGCGCACCGATCGCTTCACCCATCGTCTTCGGAGCATCGGCCACGCGGCCAGGCTCGGGACTTAAGAAGATAATGCCCGTCCCGATCACCATGAGCGCGGCCAGCAGGAGATAGGTCGTTTGCCACCCCACGAAATCTGCGATGACCAACGCCCCGGCCCCGGCCACTAGCAATGCGATCCGGTAGCCGTTCACCCACACGGCTGCGCCGAATCCCCGCTCCTGGGATTCCAACGTCTCGGTCCGATAGGCGTCGAAGACAATGTCGAGTGAGGCCGCGAGAAAGGCCACGAGCAGGGCAAAGACCGCAAGCAGCTCCGGATGATGCCGCGGACTCGTCACCGCCATCAGGACCACGCCGAGGGCGACACAGAGCTGCGTCAGCACCATCCAGCCGCGCCGGCGCCCCAGCCAGGGAGGAACCAACCGATCGATCACCGGCGCCCAGAGAAACTTGAGCGTATAGGGCAATCCCACCAGCGTGAAAATGCCGATGGTTTTCAGATCCACCCCTTCGACCGTGAGCCAGGCTTGCAGCGTCCCTGCCGTGAGTGCTAGCGGAAGCCCTGACAGAAACCCAAGGGGGAACATGACCGCCAAACGGCGGTTCAACAAGGCCAAGGGGATGAACTTAGAAAAATTCATTCGATTCGTCATTCATTGACTATGCCCAAGACGCAAATTGCGCCTGCACATCATTTTGAAGGCAGAATAACACTCAACGAGAACACTTCTGCAGCAGAATCTCAAATCACGCGCAGACCGGCGCCAAGATTTAGGCCGACACCGTTCGAACGCCAGGATGATGTGACGGAAACTAACAGGGTTGGCCGTTAAACGCACAGGGTTTGTACCGCAAGATATCGAAGTCAATGTGCTCCTGATACACGCGCTCGTTCCCGTTCACTCCGTCTTGCTCGGGATCATTCCACATCGTGTGATCCCACCAATAGAAGAGCGGGTACTCATCCGTCTTATAGATAGGATTGCCGTAGTTGCTCCGGGCATACTCCTGCACGGACCTGCCCGTCACATAATCCACCTGACCGTCCCCTTTTAAGGAATACAGCATCAGAAAAAGACGGGCTTCATGGTCGTAGAGCTCGTCGAGCCGCGTAGTCAGCTCCGGTTCAACCGGCAAGACTCCGTGGGAGGCAGTGCGGGCAGGCACCAGCAAGAAGGAGGCAATCAGCAGTGTGAGCATCCAGGTCGCTCGTGAGACCATCTCGACACCTCCCGGCAAGTCCGCACACTGTATCGATCTAAAAAATCCGTGTCAATTCGACGCCGTACAGCATCCCACCTTGCCCCTCTCGCGACCCCTCCCCTATAATGCCGCGGGATGACCACGAACACTGCACAACCACGCGCCTCGCTGCATACGCTGGGCTGTCGGCTCAACCAGGCGGAAACAGCCGTACTTGGCGAACGATTGCGGCAGGACGGCTATCGCCTGGTCGCGTTCGGTGAGCCAACCGATCTTCTCGTCCTCAATACCTGCTCTGTCACGGAAGACGCTGAACGGACTTCCCGCTATCTCATTCGCAAGACGCTCAAGCATTCCCCCAAGGCTTTCATCGCGGTCACAGGCTGCTACGCGCAGACGGGACCGGAAGGGTTGAAGAAGCAGTCCGGCATCGACCTGATCGTCGGCAATCAATATAAGCTCGATCTCCCGACCTTTCTTCCGCC
Encoded here:
- a CDS encoding vitamin B12-dependent ribonucleotide reductase, which encodes MRIERRFTRRGQGPYEGLTFVKRSSEIRNPDGSTVFKLENIDVPEQWSQLAIDILAQKYFRKAGVPQKDAAGNPLVGADGKPVLGSERDARQVFERLAGCWTHWGKEYGYFKTPEDSEAFQDEVGYMLARQMAAPNSPQWFNTGLHYAYGLSGPAQGHYYVDPKSREVVKSTNAFEHPQPHACFIQSVDDDLVNENGIMDLWVREARLFKYGSGTGTNFSRLRGDGEGLSGGGRSSGLMSFLKIGDRAAGAIKSGGTTRRAAKMVCLDLDHPDIEEFIDWKVIEEQKVAAMVTGSKICAQRLNAVLKACHVVDSMGQPKAEIDPKKNPVLREALAAARRDMVPEAYVHRMYAYAQQGFTHFVFHEYDTNWDGRAYQTVSGQNSNNSVRIPNEFFKALENDSDWQLKRRIDGKVCKTIKASDLWDRIAWAAWICADPGTQYDTTINEWHTCPEDGRINASNPCSEYMFLDDTACNLASLNLALFYTADGQFELENFRHAVRLWTIVLEISVLMASFPSKSIAERSYQFRTLGLGYANLGTVLMRQGIPYDSPKAMAICGAITSIMTGESYSTSAEMAAELWPFPGYTKNRDQMLRVIRNHRRAAYNTAADEYEGLSIVPLSIQPEHCPPDLLIAARRAWDRALELGTAYGYRNAQVTVIAPTGTIGLVMDCDTTGIEPDFALVKFKKLAGGGYFKIINQSIPQALTTMGYSESQIQDVIRYCVGAQTLKGAPFINHETLRNKGFDDAALERLESNLVQAFEIAFMFNKFTLGETFCIEKLGLTDAQLAETNFNMLKALGFTQEEIAAANEYCCGTMTVEGAPHLKAEHLPVFDCANRCGRIGQRFIHVDAHIRMMAAAQPFISGAISKTINMPAEATLDEVKSAYQFAWKSMVKAVALYRDGSKLSQPLSSSSDGEKTVEASVDTISVAAEKITERVLVRYLAKRRPLPGRRNGYTQKAVVGGHKLYLRTGEYEDGTVGEIFLDMHKEGAAFRSLMNCFAIAISLGLQHGVPLEEFVEAFVFTRFEPNGPVKLNDRIKMSTSIIDYIFRELAVTYLDRYDLAQVKEDDLRMDSMKMDEQDPECVDEEADLAALAKSSVNMEHLPIRRNGTKENGNGHTLAARKVELIRETLTLTEVQSAKVKGYEGDPCPECKQFTMVRNGTCLKCVSCGATNGCS
- a CDS encoding DUF4359 domain-containing protein, whose amino-acid sequence is MSLLRLVIIVLVLGVAVGLAFSNPTMDDYLQFVERELGKAIDRMDRSAPSREQQFIRQVFQSQSKKILQEVVRPHTKRQNWGIASRYVTQAVSTKIVVIGVAGHFIPLEGVEEATIKIGRLAF
- a CDS encoding MFS transporter; its protein translation is MNFSKFIPLALLNRRLAVMFPLGFLSGLPLALTAGTLQAWLTVEGVDLKTIGIFTLVGLPYTLKFLWAPVIDRLVPPWLGRRRGWMVLTQLCVALGVVLMAVTSPRHHPELLAVFALLVAFLAASLDIVFDAYRTETLESQERGFGAAVWVNGYRIALLVAGAGALVIADFVGWQTTYLLLAALMVIGTGIIFLSPEPGRVADAPKTMGEAIGAPLAEFFTRSHAVGFLAVIVLYKLGDAFASSLQTAFLIGGVGFTAGEVGYVKGIGILATLLGALFGGLLMARMGLVQSLLLFGLLQAVSNLGFVVLAWAGKSAALLAAVVMVENITGGMGTAAFVALVMSLCDPRYTATQFALLSSLEALGRVFAGRPSADVVAAVGWGQFFLLTFVVALPGLWAVWRVREMISFGPSSHVAPVVPAVVPVQPAGTR